atccgctaaaaaaaaaaaaaatatatatatatatatatatatatgtaatatttatttatatattcttCATATGTTAAACAGGAAGGCTGGTGGATCAAAATCTAAATAAGCTTGGGAAGGATGAAATGCTTCAGATGATCCGACATGGTGCTACCCACGTGTTTGCCTCAAAGGACAGTGAAATCACAGATGAAGATATTGATGCCATCCTAGAAAGGGGTGAAAGAAAGGTACGTGTGCCTTCACTGTGGACATTTCTTAAAAGTATTTTAATTTCTTTAGTGTTCTAATGCCTGTTTTTAATTTGAACATTCCCAACCTAGACTGCAGAGCTGAAGGAGAAGTTATCAAACATGGGTGAAAGCTCACTGAGAAATTTCAGTATGGACACAGATTCCAGTGTATACAACTTTGAAGGAGAAGATTACAGAGAGAAGCAGAAGGTGTTATTCTTTTTCTTATTTTGTGTATCTATGTGAACACTTAATTTTGTACACATTAAATGGTCTGGCAACTTAGGTTTTAAATTCAAACCCCATACTCAACATATTTTCTGAAAGTCGTCATCTGGTGCATTTACTATACGAAACTCCGCACTTTATACCCACTGGTGCCTTAATGCAATTTTTCATGAAGATTTTTAATTCCAAAAATGCATGACTCAATATTGGTTGCTAAAAGTGTGTGACAAACAGAAGACTAGATACACCGCAGCCCCTCAAAAGTAAAGTTTTAAGATGCAGAGCTTATACATGGCATTTAGGGTCATGTCTCCCTTGAAGGACCACAAATATGGTTTTACTATAAAAATGTTCAAAAAATAACATTTATCACTTCTTTTTTCCTAGATGGCATTTACAGAATGGATCGAACCTCCAAAACGTGAAAGAAAAGCCAACTATGCTGTGGACGCCTATTTTAGGGAAGCGCTTCGTGTCAGCGAGCCAAAAATACCAAAAGTGAGTAGGAATAGTTGGTGTTTTTCTCTTTTTGCGGAAAAATATCCTGATTAATTTTTTTATGGATTTTGTTTATCATTTTTAGGCTCCAAGGCCCCCAAAGCAGCCCAATGTTCAGGACTTCCAGTTTTTTCCTCCACGATTGTTTGAATTGCTGGAAAAAGAAACTCTGTATTATAGGAAAACCATTGGGTATAAGGTACCACTTTATATATTTACACTTTGTGTTTTGGTGAAAAATTAAATGTAAGTTCTTTGTAATATTGTGTTGTGCTTACTCAGGTACCTCGCAATCCAGATTTGCCCAATGCAGCCCAGGTACAAAAGGAGGAACAGTTAAAAATTGATGAAGCAGAGCAACTTAACGATGAAGAGCTAGACGAAAAGGAAAAGTTGCTAACACAGGTGTGAGGAAGTGATGGTCACCTATGCAAAATGGATGATTACTGCATGTGCCATATGCACTGTTGCCTTTTAATGGATGCAAACAGTTTCATTGCTGTATAACAGACCTGTggtgctttttgttttttatttcagggTTTCACTAACTGGAACAAAAGAGATTTCAATCAATTTATCAAAGCCAATGAAAAATGGGGAAGGGATGACATTGAAAATATTGCCTGTGAAGTGGAAGGGAAGATTCCAGATGATGTAATGGAGTATTCAGGTAAATATTCCTTCTCCTCGTATTTTAGGCGGAGGAGATAAATGTTATAGCCAAAGCTCATTTCCCCAAAAGTGGACCTGTTGTTTGGATATTCTGTCCTATTTAGGGGCAGCAAAGTATGACCAATCTACTGCACTAAAATGACATTCCTCTTTGGCCTGTAGCCAGAAGTCTGAATTATTGTCAGATCATCCCATTAGTTTTTAGTATGTAATATTGGGTTACTTCTCTTCTTGCTACCCTTCTTTCCCTCAACAATATTTGACATCTGCAATTTATATAGAATCCACTGCAACAGTCATTAAAGAGTGGGTTGAGGGGAAGCTTGTCTCCTTcttaaaaggggttatccagggTAAACCTGCATTTCTGCATATAGTCTGACTTCAGTTTGCGAAGTCCAGACTGTGTAATATGCATTCTGTAAAGATTTTGCACAGTCGCTAGCATGTATGGTCACGCAATGTGCCTACTGGTGGTCACGTGTCGACTTATAGCTCTTCCTACTTCTCTCAATGTTCTCTTGAGAAGCCGGAAATCTTTCTTGCCAGCATATGACCCCCAGTATGCATTTCTAATAAGAATAGTAATGTGGTGACTGCTCGAGCAGACACGAATAGAGTCCTGCTTAGATTCTTTAGGGACATTTTCTTCTACATCCTTTTGTGAATTGTTGATTAAAATTCTCCTTAAGTCACTGTATTTGATTCAATTATCAATTGTATAAAACCAAATGAACATTTCCTCCCGTTTCTTTTTCATATCTACGTTTTCAAGTCCAAATGATGGATAGACCTGGCGACAATTTGATGCTGTAAATTTTCGAGTGTGGTTCTTGTCCACCAAACTTTCATCTTTTTGTGACATATCTTTATATTTCTGCATACTCTCTCTCTGTGATTCTGTAAAGATTAATTTAAAAACAACGGGGAACTCTGCTTAAATAAGTCATTAGCTTTACTTCGCAAGGACGTTTCCCTGGCATTGAGGTCCATAATATCTCAAAGTCTGCAAAAATACCGTGAAAATCATGAATATCCACAAAAGAATGAGCACAGGTAAACAGGAAAAATACAGAGAATCAACTATAGATATATTAAATACCAACACAAAGACAAAGTAGGTGCAACTAAATCTCATAAAATATACATCtttatttatacagtacagaccaaacgtttggacacaccttctcatttaaagatttttctgtattttcatgactatgcaaattgtacattcacactgaaggcatcaaaactatgaattaacacatgtgaaaatatatacttaacaaaaaagtgtgaaacaactgaaaatgtcttatattctaggttcttcaacgtagccaccttttgctttgatgactgctttgcacactcttggcattctcttgatgagcttcaaaaaggtagtcatcgggaatggtcttccaacaatcttgaaggagttcccagagattcttagcacttgttggccctttagtCTTCATTCTGCggaccagctcaccccaaaccatctcgattgggtttaggtctggtgactgtggaggccaggtcatctggcgtagcaccccatcactctttcttgttgaaatagcccttacacagcctggaggtgtgtttggggccattgtcctgttgaaaaataaatgatggtccaactaaatgcaaaccgcatgtaatagcatgccactgcaagatgctctggtagccatgctggttcagtatgccttcaatttggaataaatccccaacagtgtcaccagcaaagcaccatcacacctcctcctccatgcttcacagtgggaaccaggtatgtagagtccatccgttcgccttttctgcgttgcacaaagacacggtggttggaaccaaagatctaaaatgtggactcatcagaccaaagcacagatttccactggtctaatgtccattccgtgtgttctttagcccaaacaagtctcttctgcttgttgcctgtccttagcagtggtttctttataactattttaccatgaaggcctgctgcacaaagtctcctcttaacagttgttgtagagatatgtctgctactaatctgagctgctgttaacctgcgatttctgaggatggttccttggataaacttatcctcagaagcagaggtgactcttggtcttcctttcctggggcggtcctcatgtgagacagtttctttgtagcggttggtggtttttgccactgcacttggggacactttcaaaatttgcccaatttttcgaactgactgaccttcatttcttaaagtaatgatggccacttgtttttctttacttagctgcttttttcttaccctaatacaaattctaacagtctattcagtaggactatcagctgtgtatccaccagacttctgcacaacagatctgattgtcccaaccccatttataaggcaagaaattccacttattaaacttgacagggcacacctgtgaattgaaaaacattcctggtgactacctcttgaagctcatcaagagaatgccaagagtgtgcaaagcagtcatcaaagcaaaaggtggctactttgaagaacctagaatataggaaataatttcagttgtttcacacttttttgttaagtatataattccacatgtgttaattcatagttttgatgccttcagtgtgaatgtacaattttcatagtcatgaaaatacagaaaattctttaaatgataaggtatgtccaaacttttggtctgtactgtatataggtaaaATTTAGTatcaaatgcaaaaaaatacatagtaTTCCCTACAAAAGGACCaatatacatattgtatatagaagTAGACCAATTATACTATATGGTACTAGATTCCCAAATCTATAGGCTATGTACCTAGACCTTAAAAAAAGATAAGTGTCTACCTATTTAGGAGGACTCTACTTACATCTGATGATGTGTCAAGAGGGGAGTATGTGTGCCTTGATACTAAAGTGTGTATGaatttatatatgtatacagttgtggctagagttgagcgaccttgacctttttagagccgagccaggtttcgtgaaacccgactatctcaaaagtcgagtcgagtggaatcggccgattatcgcgaaaagtcggggatcgaccgaaacacgaaacccaatgcaagtcaatgggggagcatagtcggcagtgtgtagaggccaggaaaacatgtacagaggccattgtattggcaaaaacatccattcttgctactgaagcttgtcaatctaaatttaccttataataatagtaaggcattggaaattgggggtcatttggctaaagttgtggggggtagggctggttcaagtaattagtgggcccaggaaatctggaccacgtcacagcagtggagcagggagaggtaggtatttcaactttgcaagtgctgtgatcctgagcaagcaggggggcccactcgttggcattggcactggcacagggcccctcaaagtacagcggtgtgtttgcacagcgggggcgcctcccaccggcagcaacacttttgcgtactatgagaggccctgtgccagtgacgttgccaactagtattcctccccccacctgatgaaggaacctgcactttcatctgcaccttcctctttgtccccgtgtaaggtggtatggtatgcgggaagggggacctgactttcagcagggtcacaatcttgcagtgtagcgtgcacgggaaatgttgcgttatgggtcaatgtaccagcagactcatctatcactggctgggcaatgggcaggatgaggaggaaacacagatatgggcccaaagaataaagtgggctaaatgcagttcaaaattggtaacacaggactaaccagggggcattgcagtggatgaaaactggaatgagaggctgacacagagagtaggcccaaatcagtaagtagtcgaaatgcagttcaaaattggcaacagtagtaaacaggcagcacagctttgttcagtggaggagaacagcaaggagtggcagacaccgatagtaggccccaacccaactagtaggccaaatgcagtctaacattaacaactacttaacgagagcctgaaaatggaatttcaggacaggaaaccaggagaacagcaaggagcggcagacactgttagtaggccccaaaccaactagtacgccaaatgcagttgttccatttaaccactatttaacaagagcctgaagatagaagctcaggaaaggcaacctggagaacaccttggagcggaagacaccgtctctacaccccatacccaatttgtaggcctaatgcagtgtagtttcaaacaactactaaacgagagtcggaagaccgaagcaatggcgaggaaacctggggaacaccttggagtggaacacaccgtctctacaccccatacccaatttgtaggcctaatgcagtgtagttttcaccaactactaaacgagagtaggaagatcgaagcaatgtggacgaaacctggggaacaccttggagtgtaacacaccgtctctctacaccccataccaaatttgtaggcctaatgcagtgtagtttgcaacacctactaaacgaaagtaggaagatcaaagcaatgtggacgaaacctggggcacaccttggggcggcagacaccgttagtaggccctaccaaagttgtagccccaatgcagttttaaaattcatagaggctgaaaacaagactattgacgctctgcttttttcaaaagaatacagctgtattgagtggcgcagacagacacaggtagtaggccttaaaccaaaaatgtggctcactgcagtttcaaaaaggttacaggggtacacaggcagcattgctctggacaGTGGAGGAcattttcaatagtggaccgcagacagactttgtacgcctactattaaaaaaaggatgctctatgcaattaaaaataggttccaggggtccacgggcagcagtggtgtggtgagtggaggagtagtagaaagaacgggccgcagacaggcttcgaagacctaacataaaaaaattgggcttgctgtaggcaattttaaataggttccaggggtacacgggcagcagtggtctggtcagtggaggcctagtggaaggagtgaccgcagacaggcatcgaaggcctaacataataacatatggctgtaggcaattttaaattggttccaggggaacacgggcagcagtggcctggtcagtgtagtagtagtagaaagaacggaccgcagacaggcttcgaaggcctaatataaaaaaattgggctggctgtaggcaattttaaattggttccaggggtacacgggcagcagtggtctggtcagtggaggcctaatggaaggagtgaccgcagacaggcatcaaagggctaacataataacatatggctgtaggcaattttaaattggttccagtggtacacgggcagaagtggtctggtcagtggaggcctagtggaaggagtgaccgcagacaggcatcaaaggcctaacataataacatatggctttctatggcccacggagtgagagatggcacacacaggagtcaggagtggcacacaagcccagaggccaatatttatctcccactgattgatttattgattttttcaggtagaatttagaaaccaaatcaacaaaaaaaaaaaaataggctttctatggcccacggagtgagagatggcacacacaggagtcaggagtggcacacaagcccagaggccaatgtttatctcccactgattgatttattgattttttcaggtagagtttagaaaccaaatcaacaaaaaaaaaaggctttctatggcccactgagtgagagatggcacacacaggagtcaggagtggcacacaagcccagaggccaatattcatctcccactgattgatttattgattttttcaggtagaatttagaaaccaaatcaacaaaaaaaatagactttctatggtccagtgactgcccactagttgagagagagagatggcacacccaggagtcaggagtggcacacaagcagaaagggcaatattaatctcccactgatttttttttattttttctgggagtatttagaaacccaataaaaaaaaaattaataggctttctatggcccactatttgagaacgagatggcacactcaggactggcacacaagcccaaaggccaatattaatctcccactgtatttttttttatcagggagaatttataaaccccacaaaaaaaatacagaaaaatgaaaaggctttctatggcccactatgtgagagagatggcacacacagggatggcactctagcagaaatgccaaattgccaatcttaatctcccacaaaaaaaatacagaaaaatgaaaaggctttctatggcccactatgtgagagagatggcacacacagggatggcactctagcagaaatgccaaattgccaatcttaatctcccacaaaaaaaaaacagaaaaatgaaaaggctttctatggcccactatgtgagagagatggcacacacagggatggcactctagcagaaatgccaaattgccaatcttaatctcccaccaaaaaaacaaaaaaaaccaaacaaaaaaacagggactgtcctacaattactatctccctgcctgcagtaatctcagccaggtatggcaggcagcaataaggagtggactgatgcacaaatgaaataaaaagtgtggacaaacaaaaaagatagctgtgcagaaaggaaggaacaagaggatttgtgctttgaaaaaagcagttggtttgcacagcggcgtacacacagcaatgcagctatcagggagccttctagggcagcccaatgagctacagcgctgagaaaaaaaaaaatgtagcctccactgtccctgcaaaccgaaggtggtgttggacagtggaaatcgctacagcacaagcggtttggtggttaatggaccctgcctaacgctatccctgcttctgacgaagcggcagcaacctctccctaagctcagatcagcagcagtaagatggcggtcggcgggaacgcctctttatagcccctgtgacgccacagacagcaagccaatcactgcaatgcccttctttaagatggtggggaccaggacctatgtcatcacgctgcccacactctgcgttcaccttcattggctgagaaatggcgtttttcgcgtcattgaaacgcgactttggcgcgaaagtcgcgtaccgcatggccgaccccacacaggggtcgggtcgggtttcatgaaacccgactttgccaaaagtcggcgacttttgaaaatgaatgacccgtttcgctcaaccctagttgtggccaaacgtattgacacccctgctattctgtcagataatactcagtttcttactgaaaatgattgcaatcacaaattctttggtattattatcttcatttaatttgtcttaaatgaaaaaacacaaaaaagaatgaagcaaaaagcaaaacattgatcattttacacaaaactccaaaaatgggctagacaaaagtattggcaccctcagcctaatacttgattgcacaaactttagccaaaataactgcgaccaaccgcttccggtaaccatcaatgagtttcttacaatgctctgctggaattttagaccattcttgtttggcaaactgctccaggtccctgatatttgaagggtac
This region of Ranitomeya imitator isolate aRanImi1 chromosome 1, aRanImi1.pri, whole genome shotgun sequence genomic DNA includes:
- the LOC138655165 gene encoding SWI/SNF-related matrix-associated actin-dependent regulator of chromatin subfamily A member 5-like translates to MLQMIRHGATHVFASKDSEITDEDIDAILERGERKTAELKEKLSNMGESSLRNFSMDTDSSVYNFEGEDYREKQKMAFTEWIEPPKRERKANYAVDAYFREALRVSEPKIPKAPRPPKQPNVQDFQFFPPRLFELLEKETLYYRKTIGYKVPRNPDLPNAAQVQKEEQLKIDEAEQLNDEELDEKEKLLTQGFTNWNKRDFNQFIKANEKWGRDDIENIACEVEGKIPDDVMEYSGINREVKSSVSQLGDKKLKE